The Perca fluviatilis unplaced genomic scaffold, GENO_Pfluv_1.0 PFLUV_unplaced_scaf_124, whole genome shotgun sequence DNA segment AGCGGGGCTTCAGCTGTTTGTGTTCAGTGATAAAGTCAGTCCTCCGAGTCTCGGCTTCCTGGCTGGATACGGGTACACGATACCTTCAAGTACTGCAGTAACTGTAGTCTGATTACTGTGATGTAGCTGTAGTCTGATTACTGTGCAGTAACTGTAGTCTGATTACTCTGCGTTAACTGCAGTCTGATTACTCTGCGGTAACTGCAGTCTGATTACTCTGCGGTAACTGCAGTCTGATTACGGTGCAGTAACTGCAGTCTGATTACTCTGCGGTAACTGTAGTCTGATTACGGTGCAGTAACTGTAGTCTGATTACTGTGCAGTAACTGTAGTCTGATTACTGTAGTCTGATGTAGTCTGATtactctgcccccccccccagcatCATGGGTCTGTACGCGTCGGTGGTTTTGGTGATCGGGAAGTTTGTGCGCGAGTTCTTCAGCGGGATCAGTCACTCCATCATGTTCGAGGAGCTGCCGTGTGTCGACCGCATCCTCAAACTCTGTACCGACGTCTTCCTGGTAAAACTTTATTAACTCAGCAACATCATCAGTTTACCTGACTGATGAACTGATTCAGGGCTGTGCTgtgatctgattggctgttttctgtctcaggtgagagagacaggggagCTGGAGTTGGAGGAGGAGCTTTACGCCAAACTGATCTTCCTTTATCGCTCGCCAGAGACTCTGATCAAATGGACCCGACGCTAACCTCGTCAACGGTTACTACGTCCGCAGTGACATCACAGACTGTGACATCATCACTGACTGTGACATCATCATTGACTGTCGTTTCTGAACATGTGGTTCCTCCGACGGTCTTCAGAAAGAACCTGCGGAGAATGTTCTCCAGGAGGAAACGTCAGTGAGGAAAACAGGAAGCATTACCTCTTCTGATGACATCCACACTGATCTGAGGACAGTCACGTTTTGATTTCTGATGACCAATAGCTGCAGGGATACGTCACCTTCTTTGATAACAGCTGTTTTAATACAGAGAGGTATTCTGAGGAGTCAAACGACGACCTTGCAAATGTTTTCACTTATTTATTTGACTTTAATGTTTACAGGACAAACCTCAGTATT contains these protein-coding regions:
- the LOC120555043 gene encoding piezo-type mechanosensitive ion channel component 1-like, which encodes MGLYASVVLVIGKFVREFFSGISHSIMFEELPCVDRILKLCTDVFLVRETGELELEEELYAKLIFLYRSPETLIKWTRR